The following coding sequences lie in one Microvirga sp. 17 mud 1-3 genomic window:
- a CDS encoding Mu transposase C-terminal domain-containing protein, producing MTRTWAEGSEWWIVKNTKDNVKEERSRAELDRLYDEGALRFDGDKDEDRPERRKDRQRKASVPLSDLDLKKQTRIKFRRAVIRAVDEGTTPGTKTAKIIEHGTRTDVTVLQSLLDELGRTLGQEYLGREETIHASTYYRWCVKYGEYGDYKDLAGDFENRGNRNQLNPIVRSILREEMAAEIEAAHHRNFPGGKARPVMKHIMAGVLKRLKAERLRNPGIELPMPQKSTFYNHWNQYPAYQRDLAKYGPTRVKQLHRHPRPIDKPQHCLAVVQFDETRLPIFVIDEILGVPLGRPWLAWLIDVFSGAIIGFYLGFEPPSDLVLGSTLRHAVSRKSYVAQHYPGLPPFPYGGIPHFIVFDNSLPAHSRTALTNTFNLDVPFDFTPPRTPWAKAEVEGAFNVANSQWLQGMSGFVLDLRDGIDRVDYDPAKNAVMGFRQLFYLLHCWLLEVYHHSPTPGTRLTPDQRWTAGTAEVDPEYPETSTDMDVMFGIVREGRRLDHRGVVYENIRYYSDGLHLLRNLRGHELKVKVKVNPLDLGKIHVWEPKEEFWIPATARETGYGGYAEGLELHCHKLYLRHAERLSGRNSLEALIESRLHLQEMIAHALPDALSIRASGLIARALGVGSQHVFANLDPNGNLPTLTGPFAGQPLNPYAALPTPNTAGGTISEAFVSEAQDSASPLPVAPQRQRVIPAFRTDRSLARSSE from the coding sequence GTGACGAGAACATGGGCGGAAGGCTCCGAGTGGTGGATCGTCAAGAATACAAAGGACAATGTCAAAGAAGAACGATCACGGGCCGAGCTTGACCGCCTCTACGACGAAGGGGCTTTGCGTTTTGACGGCGACAAGGACGAGGACCGGCCTGAGAGGCGAAAGGATAGGCAGCGGAAAGCGAGTGTTCCTCTTAGCGACTTAGATCTTAAAAAGCAGACTCGCATCAAGTTTCGCAGAGCCGTCATTCGAGCAGTGGATGAAGGAACTACGCCGGGGACAAAGACCGCAAAAATCATCGAGCATGGCACTCGGACGGATGTGACCGTTCTCCAATCTCTACTTGATGAACTTGGACGTACACTCGGACAAGAGTATCTTGGAAGAGAGGAGACTATTCACGCCTCAACCTATTATCGTTGGTGCGTCAAATATGGCGAGTATGGCGACTACAAAGATCTCGCCGGGGATTTCGAGAACCGCGGCAATCGTAACCAGCTCAACCCGATTGTAAGATCGATTCTCCGAGAGGAAATGGCTGCGGAGATCGAAGCAGCTCATCATCGCAATTTCCCTGGGGGAAAAGCCAGACCTGTGATGAAGCACATCATGGCAGGGGTCCTGAAACGCCTTAAAGCCGAGCGCTTGCGAAACCCAGGCATTGAGCTCCCTATGCCGCAGAAGAGCACGTTCTACAATCACTGGAATCAGTACCCTGCCTATCAAAGAGATCTTGCGAAATACGGCCCCACTCGCGTCAAGCAACTGCACCGCCATCCTCGTCCAATCGATAAACCTCAACATTGTCTCGCTGTTGTCCAGTTCGACGAAACTCGACTTCCGATCTTTGTCATCGATGAGATACTTGGCGTTCCATTAGGGCGTCCTTGGCTCGCTTGGCTTATCGATGTCTTCTCCGGAGCAATCATCGGTTTCTACCTCGGATTTGAGCCTCCCAGCGATCTGGTTCTTGGAAGCACCTTGCGTCACGCAGTTTCCAGAAAGAGCTATGTAGCGCAACATTACCCCGGCCTGCCACCTTTCCCATATGGTGGGATTCCGCACTTCATCGTGTTTGACAATAGCCTGCCAGCCCACAGTCGCACGGCTCTTACCAATACGTTCAATCTAGATGTCCCTTTCGACTTTACGCCGCCTCGCACCCCATGGGCTAAAGCAGAGGTAGAGGGTGCATTCAACGTTGCTAACTCCCAATGGCTCCAAGGGATGAGCGGGTTCGTCCTGGATTTGAGGGATGGGATTGACCGTGTAGACTATGATCCTGCAAAAAATGCCGTAATGGGCTTCCGCCAGCTGTTCTACCTTCTCCATTGCTGGCTTCTCGAGGTCTATCACCACAGCCCAACACCCGGCACACGCTTAACACCCGATCAGCGATGGACCGCCGGCACGGCCGAGGTAGATCCTGAGTATCCAGAAACGAGTACGGACATGGACGTCATGTTCGGCATTGTACGAGAGGGGAGAAGGCTAGATCATCGCGGCGTCGTTTATGAGAACATCCGTTACTATTCGGATGGTCTCCATCTCCTACGAAACCTGCGAGGTCACGAATTGAAGGTAAAGGTCAAAGTCAACCCTCTTGACCTCGGCAAGATTCACGTCTGGGAGCCAAAGGAGGAGTTCTGGATCCCAGCTACGGCGAGGGAGACTGGATACGGCGGTTACGCTGAGGGCCTCGAGCTTCATTGCCACAAGTTATACCTGCGGCATGCGGAGCGTTTGTCGGGGCGAAACTCTCTTGAAGCCCTTATCGAATCGCGGCTGCACCTCCAAGAGATGATTGCACATGCTCTCCCTGATGCACTCAGCATCAGGGCAAGTGGCTTGATCGCGCGTGCACTGGGGGTCGGGTCGCAGCATGTCTTCGCCAATCTAGATCCCAATGGAAATCTACCGACGCTAACAGGCCCCTTCGCTGGGCAACCACTGAACCCGTACGCGGCATTACCGACGCCAAATACGGCGGGAGGCACAATTTCGGAAGCCTTCGTGTCAGAGGCTCAAGACAGTGCATCACCCTTGCCCGTCGCTCCACAGCGACAGCGTGTTATCCCGGCCTTCAGGACAGACCGTTCTCTAGCTCGTTCCTCAGAATAG
- a CDS encoding TnsA endonuclease N-terminal domain-containing protein → MVLDAAIQHKWNVDAHLSGEALACELQSTCFDDARSTSLFDRSCEPNLCRQTIGDRTAIVLQFCSRQMSDGVCTAMRMTPAQSILTAYKAGLSCGRVEVPRYSAPSQLDTSDASDARAAYFRRMLGVAPPEPELSASQRPRDRRWHADPARLASNVEARITHRHPALDFAFDGVPFMRIGPSLSGPYLGRQGRFHSLKARRTLRSASRPEFENFLHNELDPEIITFVEQPVRLQYRDREGKVRHYRPDCLVVRENSWEFQEIKLEYDAQREKNEMRWPLIGSALNSLGFAFCVLTEHHLRCEPRWSNIKLIWQDRFAPTPSRETRDAITAALQQSKFLSVNEILARFPGLQRKHIYALVRKGLLKMDLASQVLGLDSHVWLGRGLMSSRNDHEGSSNERL, encoded by the coding sequence ATGGTTCTCGATGCAGCCATACAGCATAAATGGAATGTGGACGCCCACCTCTCGGGCGAAGCATTAGCTTGCGAGCTTCAGAGCACATGTTTTGACGACGCTCGTTCAACGAGCTTGTTCGACCGAAGTTGCGAACCAAATCTGTGTCGCCAAACCATAGGTGATCGCACGGCGATCGTACTTCAATTTTGTTCGCGGCAAATGAGCGACGGAGTCTGTACTGCCATGAGGATGACACCAGCGCAATCAATTCTTACAGCCTATAAGGCCGGCCTGAGCTGCGGCCGGGTTGAAGTTCCGCGCTACAGCGCGCCGTCACAGCTGGATACGTCGGATGCCAGCGATGCAAGGGCCGCATATTTTCGAAGAATGTTGGGGGTCGCTCCTCCGGAACCGGAGCTCTCGGCGAGCCAGAGGCCGCGTGATCGCCGTTGGCACGCCGATCCTGCTCGACTGGCTAGCAACGTTGAGGCACGTATCACTCATCGCCACCCTGCGCTCGATTTTGCCTTTGATGGCGTTCCCTTCATGCGCATTGGGCCCTCGCTTAGCGGTCCCTATCTCGGGCGACAAGGTCGCTTCCACAGCCTCAAGGCCCGACGGACTCTGAGATCCGCATCCCGTCCCGAATTTGAGAATTTCCTTCACAATGAACTAGATCCGGAAATTATCACTTTCGTAGAGCAGCCAGTGAGATTGCAGTATCGCGACAGAGAAGGAAAAGTCCGTCACTACCGGCCTGATTGCCTTGTCGTCCGCGAGAATTCCTGGGAGTTCCAGGAAATCAAGTTGGAATATGACGCGCAGCGCGAGAAGAATGAGATGCGGTGGCCACTTATCGGATCCGCCTTAAATAGTCTCGGGTTTGCATTCTGTGTCCTCACGGAACATCACCTTCGCTGTGAACCGCGCTGGAGTAATATCAAGCTAATCTGGCAGGACCGCTTCGCGCCTACACCTTCTCGTGAGACTCGAGATGCCATTACCGCCGCTTTGCAGCAATCGAAATTCCTGAGTGTCAACGAGATACTCGCTCGCTTTCCTGGGCTTCAACGGAAACATATCTACGCCCTCGTGCGGAAGGGCTTGCTTAAGATGGATCTCGCCTCCCAAGTACTCGGACTAGACAGTCATGTGTGGCTTGGGCGTGGCTTGATGTCCTCCAGAAATGATCACGAGGGGTCGAGCAATGAGAGGTTATAG
- a CDS encoding TniB family NTP-binding protein, protein MDTLIVPAARQPVPNPWAQLQTVFVAHPMFDDIMEEIEDVLALHGSADEVPCLQITGETGIGKTTLFKKLRARYPVVPDGLRTSLPSGLEQVVDYVPLLSFEMPSQPRVIPVARAMLKALGDPLWKKGRREDLEDRVDLYLKACGTVGILIDEAQRAVDRNGVLSAGDLIDWIKTRHSVSGVSFIMLGLPRMRVLVEEDEQFDRRWDNELTMDPYDWGADEVDEPESRAYFIGLLVAFRDASPIPFAPEVDVLDDRVAKRFFYVCRGVIGRLKKLLLMAMRVAMRRSEPGHIDLALLEKAFDKAFRKDKAFEKLINPFGPEWNGQLPPKPRDDRSPIRRPRSKANQVKLRRSERNMAVTAALTKTG, encoded by the coding sequence ATGGATACCCTCATAGTCCCTGCTGCTCGTCAGCCTGTGCCTAACCCGTGGGCTCAGTTACAAACCGTGTTCGTCGCCCACCCTATGTTCGATGATATCATGGAGGAAATCGAGGATGTCCTCGCACTCCATGGCTCGGCTGACGAAGTTCCTTGCTTACAGATTACCGGTGAGACTGGTATCGGGAAGACGACGCTGTTCAAGAAGCTCCGGGCCAGATATCCCGTAGTCCCTGATGGGCTGCGGACGAGTCTCCCTTCGGGCTTAGAGCAGGTGGTAGATTACGTTCCGCTTCTATCGTTCGAAATGCCGTCCCAACCACGTGTGATTCCTGTTGCGAGGGCGATGCTCAAGGCGCTTGGCGACCCGCTGTGGAAGAAGGGACGCCGGGAAGATCTTGAAGATCGGGTAGACCTCTATCTGAAAGCGTGTGGAACGGTCGGGATCCTTATCGACGAGGCGCAGCGTGCGGTTGATCGAAACGGCGTCCTTAGCGCAGGGGATCTCATCGACTGGATCAAAACACGCCATAGTGTCTCGGGCGTGTCCTTTATCATGTTGGGCCTCCCTCGCATGCGAGTACTCGTTGAAGAGGATGAACAGTTCGATCGTCGGTGGGACAATGAACTCACAATGGACCCATATGACTGGGGAGCAGATGAAGTTGACGAGCCCGAGAGCCGTGCATACTTCATTGGTCTCCTGGTGGCGTTCAGAGACGCAAGCCCGATTCCGTTCGCACCCGAGGTCGATGTTTTGGACGACCGCGTGGCAAAGCGCTTCTTCTATGTGTGCCGGGGCGTCATCGGCAGATTGAAGAAGCTTCTTCTCATGGCGATGCGCGTGGCAATGCGACGATCGGAGCCTGGACACATCGATCTCGCTCTCCTGGAAAAGGCGTTCGATAAGGCATTTCGGAAAGACAAAGCGTTTGAAAAGCTAATCAACCCATTCGGCCCAGAGTGGAACGGACAATTACCACCCAAACCCCGGGATGACAGGTCGCCTATTCGCCGGCCACGCTCCAAAGCCAATCAAGTGAAGCTACGTCGCTCAGAGCGCAATATGGCCGTTACGGCCGCTCTCACAAAAACGGGATAG
- a CDS encoding TniQ family protein gives MRVAVRILPDPTNESLHGYLARVAGYNGYKNLSWLLGAVAVPRSFVTRPCDLSGLVQMLGGVTDSATLAGMAFWPSVTSLGYLRFGSTVVSPYNLSLQRSKYCPVCCANDRVAPRIWALIGYVACPHHSCLLRDECPRCGDAVPLLHPYRLQCRCSASLSDTPSDPASSAAIALSRFLDGLALGNPPTKGAAPVQDLETALRLIRFFGVAHPGQSWRSGYISKPLVREMAGRVEQAASVLLDWPHGLLAFIDSQRRRPTEGISLTAEFGPFLSRLREALNDPRFEEIIETVRRHISGPTHRVLTKPSSFFHTTAEQTGIVSAKTAGKVLGLTTATIARLIASGALRGESRRMGGRRAHFVESNSVENFIHSRARVLTVAEVARDLGISTFQVERLRQHRLVASVTGIGNSLQEHRYLPEAVTSFVEQLRACASNGLADSVSLSEVARMRSVALVEIIRQILAGLIPAYYDPSITGPMLDSILVCRIDLSKMRIGSSGCPRMSVRSAAKALGMAARMVPLLVNAGCLTASSSGKALARHGVSLRSVEEFPKLYATSRRLAVRHRTSSRVVMSKLTAARVTPVLRSDPRRGISAVWRQADVERVSAMDLFSPANAPKAKSRGGLG, from the coding sequence ATGCGTGTTGCTGTGCGAATCCTACCCGACCCGACCAACGAGAGCCTGCATGGCTACCTGGCTCGAGTAGCTGGATATAACGGTTACAAGAATTTGTCGTGGCTCCTAGGGGCGGTCGCGGTCCCCAGAAGCTTCGTCACCCGGCCTTGTGACCTCAGCGGACTCGTGCAGATGCTCGGTGGGGTAACGGACTCAGCTACCCTTGCCGGGATGGCATTCTGGCCAAGCGTGACATCGCTGGGGTATCTGCGTTTTGGCTCAACCGTGGTCTCGCCGTACAACCTTTCCCTGCAACGATCCAAATACTGTCCCGTCTGCTGCGCCAACGATCGGGTGGCGCCCCGCATATGGGCATTGATTGGCTATGTAGCTTGCCCACATCACAGCTGCCTGCTTCGCGATGAATGCCCGCGCTGCGGTGACGCCGTACCGCTTCTCCATCCGTATCGGCTCCAGTGTCGTTGCAGTGCTTCTCTTAGCGATACACCTTCCGATCCGGCGAGTTCCGCTGCAATTGCGCTCTCGCGCTTTCTTGACGGTTTGGCGCTAGGGAATCCACCAACGAAAGGTGCCGCGCCTGTCCAGGATCTCGAGACCGCACTGCGCTTGATCCGGTTCTTTGGCGTAGCGCATCCAGGCCAGAGCTGGCGCTCAGGTTATATCTCCAAACCGCTGGTGCGAGAGATGGCTGGACGCGTAGAGCAAGCAGCATCTGTGCTGCTGGATTGGCCTCATGGGCTTCTTGCATTTATTGACTCCCAACGCCGCCGGCCAACGGAGGGTATTAGTCTCACGGCTGAGTTTGGCCCATTCCTGTCTCGTCTGCGAGAAGCCTTAAATGACCCACGCTTCGAAGAAATTATAGAAACGGTTCGCCGACATATCAGTGGTCCAACTCATCGTGTCCTCACCAAGCCTTCGTCATTTTTCCATACCACGGCGGAGCAAACAGGAATTGTTTCTGCCAAGACGGCAGGCAAGGTACTCGGTTTAACCACAGCAACCATCGCTCGTCTGATTGCCTCTGGCGCGCTGCGGGGCGAATCTCGAAGAATGGGAGGTCGACGTGCACATTTTGTAGAAAGTAACTCAGTAGAAAACTTCATTCACAGTCGGGCAAGAGTACTCACTGTGGCAGAAGTTGCAAGGGATCTTGGCATATCAACATTCCAAGTCGAACGACTTCGCCAGCATCGCCTCGTTGCTAGCGTAACAGGTATTGGCAATAGCCTCCAGGAACATCGTTACCTTCCAGAGGCCGTCACGTCTTTTGTCGAGCAGTTGCGGGCCTGCGCGAGCAACGGCTTAGCTGATAGCGTATCTCTCTCGGAGGTGGCTCGAATGCGATCCGTCGCCTTAGTGGAGATCATCAGGCAAATTTTGGCAGGGTTGATCCCCGCATACTATGATCCAAGCATTACAGGTCCCATGCTTGACAGCATTTTGGTTTGTCGAATCGACCTTTCCAAGATGAGGATCGGCTCATCAGGATGTCCCCGGATGAGTGTCCGGAGTGCGGCGAAGGCACTTGGAATGGCTGCTCGGATGGTCCCACTTCTCGTAAATGCTGGTTGCCTCACTGCATCCTCGAGCGGAAAGGCATTAGCACGGCATGGCGTAAGTCTTCGTTCGGTGGAAGAATTTCCAAAGCTCTACGCAACGTCTCGGCGGTTGGCGGTCCGACATCGGACGAGCTCCCGGGTTGTGATGTCGAAACTTACTGCCGCGAGGGTTACGCCGGTTCTCCGTTCGGATCCAAGACGGGGTATATCAGCTGTGTGGCGACAGGCCGATGTAGAAAGGGTGAGCGCAATGGATCTATTCAGTCCCGCCAACGCTCCGAAGGCAAAATCCCGAGGCGGTTTGGGTTGA